The window CTCTTTTCTTTCCCTCAATTGACAAGAGACCGTTTTGGCATCATGCTTGTAAACGCGTACAACAACTATGTATGACGTTGAAATATAATACTAACCCCTaagtttcttttatttattaaaaaacaGATATAAGAATAACATGATGAATTTAATTAGAAAATAGAAGTATCATAGATACAATAGTGAAATAGAAAATCACTAAGTGGTACGAAAACTGCAGTCTATAAGAACAATACAGTAAATTCCAGTAAAAAGAATAATCCAAAATAGGAGAATATCTTGAATCAGATGGATATATCGTATGATGATAGAAACTTTTGCAATATTTTAATTAGGAGTTTGTTTGTATAGCACTATATAGCTTGGGAAGCACTCGGAAAAACAAACACAAGGGACCGCAAAAAGACAATTAAGTCAAATTATGTGCATACCCTTTTAGTTTTGATggtcttctctctctctctctctctctctatatatatatatatatatatatatatatatatatatatatatatatatacatatatatatatatatatatatatatatatatatatatatatattcctctTCTGGCTCTCTTTTCTAGTCTTttatcaaaaatatatatttgaaaacttttaaattttaaattctaattttatcTTTAATAGTAACATACTTTTAGTCATAGTCATAGAAATATCGAACTTCCTAATTTTGACTGTGAATTTGGacgtaaaattttaaatatttttaaacataatttatatttttaaaaattacataaaaagtattataagttacaatattctggAAATAAAATTATACATAAAAGAATGAAAATAATGTATCACCTCTTCTCTTTCCCTCAATTGACAAGAGACCGTTTTGGCATCAACTATGTCAAATATGCAATTATTTTACAATGAAAGTTCCCACGCATGTATAATCATCATTTTAGACGAAAAAACAACTTATGAGACATGCTTGTAAACGCGTACAACGATGCATGGCGTTGAAATATAATACTAGCCCCTaagtttttttaatttattaaatgaATTTAATTAGAAAATAGAAGTATCAAAGATACAATGGTGAAATAGAAAATCACTAAGCGGTACGAAAACTCCAGTCTAAAAGAACAATACAGTAAATTCCAGTAATAAAATAATCCAAAATAGGTGAATATCTTGAATCCAAAATAACATATATAAGATCATGTTTGAGTGAGATGGATATATCGTATGATGATTGAAACTTTTGCAATATTTTAATTAGAGTTTGTTTGTATAGCACTATAGctagtggcggagccaccttacaAATGACACCCCTTTGCGAGAAAAATAAATTGTGTAGCtagataaaaaataaattttatatatgtatactatgtattgatTCTCTTTaattttttagtatgtttatttttatatattttgacattttttaataaaaattctggctccgctACGGACTATAGCTTGGGAAGCACTTCGAAAAACAAACACAAGGGACTGCAAAAAGACAATTAAGTCAAATTACGTGCATACCCTTTTAGTTTTTATGGTCTAATACATACTTcgtccgtttcaatttatgtgaatatgtttgactgggcacggagtttaagaaaaaatgaagacttttggaatttgtggtcctaaacaattcaaaaaggggcccagagtatttgtgtggttataaaagcttctcattaagggtagaattgtaagtttaagcaaatttattttcaaatttagaaaagggtaattctttttgaaacggaccaaaaaaaataggttcacataaactggaacggagatagtatatatatatatatatatatatatatatatatatatatatatatacacgtatgaaatcaattaattattCCTACAAGATTCCTCTTCTGGCTCTCTTTTCTAGTCTTttatcaaaaatatatatttgaaaacttttaaattttaaattctaattttatcTTTAATATTAACATACTTTTAGTTATAGTCATAGAAATTTCACATGTTCAGAAAAACAAGTTTTAGCGGTACTTTTGATATACGTCAAAGTCTTTTCTTCTCTAAACTCCATATTTACTCATACACCGCCCATATCAAATAAAATTGAGGGAATATAACAAACGTCTAAATTCACacgaaataaaataaaacaatctACTTAAAGACCACGTGAAAATGGTGCCAAGTCTTTGTTGCGCACGTACTATTACTGATGAAAAAGGCATCTATTAAAGCCAAAACTGTCTGCGAACAAAGTATTAAGGTTTGATATTAAGATTCTTTCTCTCTTTATCCCTCTTAGGAAACATAAAAAATTAGTAGTAGCTGAAAATGGAAAACTTGATCTCTACTACTTCATCAACTTCACAACCTAACGCACTTCAAAAAATCCTTCAGTACATAGTCCACAGTCGTCAAGAATGGTGGGTTTATTCCATCTTCTGGCAAGCGACAAAAGATGTTAATAACCGCCTTATCTTATCTTGGGGCGATGGCCATTTTCGCGGAACTAAGGACATAAGTTCGGCGAAAACTGGCCATCAACTTCAAAAGAAGTTTGGTTTGGATGGAATTGTTGAAACCAACGTTACAGATTCTGAGTGGTTCTATATTGTATCTATGCCTCAGTGTTTCGTGGCTGAGGATGAACTCGTCGTACAAGCTTATTCCTCGGCCACACAGGTGTGGCTGGCTAGTCATTATGAACTGCAGCTTTACAATTGTGAGAGAGCTAAAGAAGCTGATTTGCATGGAATTCGTACACTAGTTTGTATTGCTACTCCTAGTGGTGTTGTTGAATTGGGTTCCTCCGATGTTATTCAAGAAAATTGGGAATTTCTTCAACTCATCAAGTCTCTATTTGGATCTAACAATTACAATATAACTTCTCATCTACCCATCAATCAAGGTATTTCGAGCTTTGATTTTGTTTAAATCGAATTGTATGATCATTTCATCTAAAAGTTAAATCGCAATCACGGAGAGCATATCATTAATTATGTAATTATATTAGTACGTCTTAATTAATACACCCCTTCACATGTGAGCCTAATTCTTGCTTATGAGCCAAACATGtggaaatatattttattttccaGTGTCCTTGAGATTTGAGTTCAAGACCGTATGATTGAATATGTGATCTATCTCATTTAAAAGCATATCACATGTGATGTAAACAGTCTACCTTAATGCAAGTATTATGGACTGCTTCCATGGCTCGAACATATAACCTATAGGTTACACAAAaataactttaccgttgctcaGAGACTTCCATTCTAATTTAAAAGTATATGTTGTTAAAAAACATAAGCTTTCAATAACTTAATTATTTTATGTCTCAACAGTTCCATTGCGAGATCATCAGAAGGAAAGAGGCGGATCACCACAACAAGTGCCAGATAAGAGAAAGCAAGAAATGATTACTGAAACGGCGGAATTTGAGAATTCTGATTTCGACAATGAGTCCTCCGCGATAAACAATATCAATCGGTCAAGGAAACGTAAGGCTGGTTCGAGCAGTATAATAATAGGACGATCAGAAATGGCGATGAATCACGTCGAGGCAGAGAGAATAAGAAGGGAAAAATTGAATCATCGATTCTATGCTCTGAGGAGCGTTGTTCCATACGTATCCAAAATGGACAAAGCTTCTTTACTAGCAGATGCAGTTACTTATATCAAAGAACTCAAAGTTAAAGTTGAAGATTTAGAGTCCAAAATCCAGTCCCAGAAACCTAAGAACAATATTATAGAGCAACACGATTCTCATAGTGCATCTTCTTCGGTATTTAATCCAGCTAATAATAAGTCATTTTCCAGCTGCAACGGGGGACGAAATGGAATGGAAATCGAAGTTAAGATTATAGGAACAGAAGCCATAATTAGGGTTCAGTCTTTGGATGTAAATTTCCCATGTGCAAGATTGATGAATGTGTTTAGAGAAATGGAGTTTCAGATTTACCATGCAAGCGTTTCCAGTGTTAAAGACTTGATGCTTCAAGATATCGTGATTAGGGTTCCTGATGAGTATTCAAATAAGGAAGCCCTAAAATCTGCTATCATGACAAGTTTATGTGGTATTGATAATTAATACGTACGTAATAATTAGCATATATATATTCTGTTATTATTATACTTTACTGGCTTGATATCTACTATATGTGATTATCTTTGTAATATAATTTAGATCGTATTATATAAGTTCGTTTATGAATTCAGGAACTCGTGTTAATTACTcttttgttattgttctgttGTTTCTTTTCatagctgagggtctatcg is drawn from Nicotiana tomentosiformis chromosome 12, ASM39032v3, whole genome shotgun sequence and contains these coding sequences:
- the LOC104109526 gene encoding transcription factor bHLH14-like: MENLISTTSSTSQPNALQKILQYIVHSRQEWWVYSIFWQATKDVNNRLILSWGDGHFRGTKDISSAKTGHQLQKKFGLDGIVETNVTDSEWFYIVSMPQCFVAEDELVVQAYSSATQVWLASHYELQLYNCERAKEADLHGIRTLVCIATPSGVVELGSSDVIQENWEFLQLIKSLFGSNNYNITSHLPINQVPLRDHQKERGGSPQQVPDKRKQEMITETAEFENSDFDNESSAINNINRSRKRKAGSSSIIIGRSEMAMNHVEAERIRREKLNHRFYALRSVVPYVSKMDKASLLADAVTYIKELKVKVEDLESKIQSQKPKNNIIEQHDSHSASSSVFNPANNKSFSSCNGGRNGMEIEVKIIGTEAIIRVQSLDVNFPCARLMNVFREMEFQIYHASVSSVKDLMLQDIVIRVPDEYSNKEALKSAIMTSLCGIDN